CTGGGTGTTTGTGGGTGCGTCATTGAGAATcttcaagaaagaaactaCATTCAGCTTAAATAAACATAACATTGCCTGATGGCACTCACTCTCAGGAAACTCTCTTTGTTACAGCCTTACTAACCGTCGACCACAGTCTCCCAACTTTCGAGCGAAGACAATTCATGGATCAGTTTTTTGAAGACTAAACAAATGGTGTTTGCTGAATATTGAAAGTGGGGATGAAGACTTGGTGAGAAGGCAGCGTTCGACGAAATTTTCGACATTGCAACCTCTCTACCGCTACGTAACCCCTCTCCTGTTGCGGACATTATTCACAAGTTTTTTGGAGAGGATGCGCAACTTCTACGCAAATCAGAATTTCGAAACATCAGGAACACTCCGAGCACTAAATCAGCAAGACATTTGCGAAAACACGTCGACTCATGCACTCCCACCCCACGAAATGGGGATAATTTCAAATGCTGCCTCTAAGCAGATTCTACTTGTCTGGTCCAATACGTATCTGCATTTTGTAAGGGCACACTGGTCATTTTGTGTTTTGGCATTCGTCTTGCGGACGCCTGTGAAACCCAAATTGAGCCTACCTAGTGACGGAGAGATCTCAACTGTACCTTCCCCAAACGCTCTTTCTAAATCCAGAGTTCATAAGGTGCTGAGATagaattttgataatttctggTGAAGTAGcagtagtagtaatagtagtgAAGTAGTAGTACCTTTTGAGCGCACTGCGGAGAAAGCACATCATACGTTTTGAAACTTTCTTACCTTAGGCCACTACTAACCAGAACAGCTGCCAACTTAGCACTTGTGTAAATACTGCGAGCTGCTGCCGTTCGAGAAGCTTGTGCAGGGCTATGTGTTTAAAGACGATACATTTTGACGAAGATACGGATGACGGTGTCTGCAATATCAGATCGCAAACTAATTTGAGTATTGGTCTACTTTCTCCTATGGATTTGTAGTGCGGCTGTTTCAATCCGCCTAAACCCAACGTTGCAGTCTCCgcaaaggcaacgtatcacgaaacttaGGATGTTGGGATCGCTAGGGGTAGGGAGCCCGTAGATCAGGAGCAGCTTTATCATGCTCAAGTTCCCCTcgtaatcaagaaaaaaagatgtggcATACGGAACAGCCCTGGTTGCACCCGTATCCTCAACGATGCTCCTTATTATAAGTAGTAATAGATGATAGTCTGTAACGTGTCTGCGATTGTGTAGATGAGGCAGCTTCTGATGACAAGgttgcttccttttttctggctCAGTAGACAGAAGTTAAAGTGATGACGGCCATTGTCGTGAACTACAACACCGTCAGAATCTATTCATGCAGAGATTCAAACAccgccaatttcgtgataagtTGCCTTGCACAGTGTTCCAAAGGAATTTCactagaaaacaaaacacgGAAAAACATTCATTTAGATCAGATTTGAGTTCGTgtataaattaaaaactacaatTATTACTACACAGTTACGGTTTTCGATTTTGGGCTTCGcttctttatttattgtatttcgGAGGGAGAAGCAAAAAGCGGATTGACTTTCCTCAAAATCACTAGTTTGCTCACATGGTTCAAATGTTTTAAGCGATAATAAGAAAGTTCCACCGGTTCTCATAAATGTGGTTCCTAGAGTTCCTAGAGCGGCACTCAAGTTGTAAGTTATCTTTCAGCAGGATTTATCACTTCATAATAATGTATTTCACTAGATAAGatatagaaaagaataaaatcactggcgtatcaatccacttgggatgcgccaacgcgttttactgaagttcgtaatcgttggaGTATTTGGAACGGgtgttggcccatacaatgacttgagggagccagccgatgatcaaaaCAGCGCTTTtgtcttcccagacaagtctgctaccaatttatcgaccgggGGTGAAAGAATGGAGTTGCACTAGGGCGATAACATATAACTGGCATTATTTCTTACGACCGAATCACTCTAAATGCTATaggattttattatttacatttcagAGTTCAAATAGTAAGTTCTCTGGGTCGCCCACAGTGTTGAATTCCCATCTAACGAGCGTGAAGAATGTGAACGTTGACGCGTCAGAAACTGTGGAATGGTAAGTAGTGATACCGAATTTTCTACGTTCTGGTTCTGTGGTTCTCGAGAAAAGATCTTTAATTTAATCGTAAAGGAAATGTAGTATGAATAGAACTAGCTATGTGTACACTTTGGAATGTATCaggaaataattctttttcgtACTAGTTTATGATTCTGCTTCAAATCTGTTTTTTAGAACTGTTCCCCTTAACTCGATCCTACATCTCGTTTCTGACACTAACttcataaaaaggaaaaagtattCGCTACTTCCCTCAGTTTCGATCAGAAACTCAATGCCACCTTATCATTTTTCATCGGACTTCTgcacttgtaaaaaaaaaaaaactttgatctAATTTTGTTGCGgactgaaatgaaatgtatgGTGAAGTCAAGTAAAGTAGGATAGCAAGGTATCGTAAAGTGAGATATTTGTAGAGGAATCACTCAAACGGCTCGCTTCATTTACTTTAAACAAAGTAGTACAAAATTCGTATGTGATTTGCTGCTTGCAGGAATTGGTATAAGGGTTGCGATGATCTACTAGACGATCTGGAGagggaaataaaggaaaatcagCTGAGACAAAAACCAGCATCGCTGTCCCAGACGAGCGTTGCGGATGAAGACAAGGTTTTGTTGTTCAGTTCAAACTACTGCAAACCTCGATTTTTATGGAAGCTCTCTTGCTTCCACAAGATCTTCTATCTCTTGAGCTGAATAATTCCCGCCATGAGTGACATAACCTATAATATTAAGTGCCGATATAGACTTTACTTGGTGGTTTCATTGACTCCAAGTTCTAGACGTAGCAGTAAATAGCATGGAGCTCTTAGCTTTGGACAAAAATTCACTGATAGTGAATTGGGTGAACACTCTGAACACAATGGAGAAACTTcgcaccttttttttcaaaaaaaaagcccacCAAACATTGACCTTCAGAAAGCGTTAAGCTTAAAATTAGCGGAATCGGTGGAAGCTCTCCCGACACTTTGAGAATGAAAATTATGGACTAAATTAAACTTCATTATGGAAAAGCTGTACCATGTTGAACTATGTAAATTTTGCTCGGCCATGTAAAATAGATAGAGAAGTGTCAGTTGAGTAAAATGAGATTACACCTTTGAATACTTTCGTTCCACTACTCGCCATTACGGCCCTCTTTAAAGGctgcgtaccacgaatctggggtagtacggatttcagggggAGTATACGTATagggtagattatggagaccggggtggttccgcttatctctccctcagtcactgcaagcagccggcccctgaatgctgtcatatacgatgccttctaatgcagcgcgccacccttgtacgcgtagcgtcccttactgcctatcggggcagtccgaattgattttcgacgaatcgcagggcggaggcggcacaagaggtggagcgttgcaatagatggcgtcgtacaaaacagcattctggaggcggctgtttgtcAGTCGGTcttcataatctgcgaccccttATACGGATACcccacatgaaatccgtaccaccccagattcatgctgcctttaagtgctgCCCCTCAGGCATATGAGAATGTCTACCTTTTGAGAAATTGTGTAGAAAAGTTAGTTGATTTCGGTCTCTTTCTCTCCTAAAACTGTCTAGAAAATCGAGGAGCACACCAGAGTGTTCCTGTGAGGAACTCTTCTGACCGCGCAACTTAACTTCCAGttcttcttctcaaatttcctTCATAACGACATTTTCTAGATGCCTCTAGTCTGTCTTAATCATGAAGAAATGGTCATTGGGACGACAGCGGAAAATTCTGAGAATGCTTTGAATGACTGTGGTCTTTTCGAAGTTTTCGATTTCAGTGATCTCCAGGTAGTAGGGCTCCATTGTGAGGTTTCGTGAGACTTGTTGTAGTGTTGAGAGAGACATTTTCTGCAGAGTTTTATCGCAGCTCCTTCATTCGAGGGATGTTCGTGGAGCGATGTAATGCTAACACGAAGTCACATGATCCCGAAAGCATTGGCAAGAAGTGGAATGGTCAGTTTTACTTagcttttttgctttctcatttgtacttttttgcTGGGATTGCACATCGTCGCTAGTATCCATATTGTTTAATATCAGATGGTAACAATTGCCCCATTGTGCATTGCTACCACCTCATTTTAGCGCGTTGAGCATCTCCAGCTGGTCTCTGTCCTTCATGCACACACTTACTCTCCGGCATTTCGATGACAAACAGAAACCTGTTTATTGCTGTCTCTCTGTGTAGTTGTGATTATACAAAACATTACAGTCAGATCTAGCTAACTTTTCCAAAGCAAGAGTCTACCTTCTGGTAATGAACTTGCAATGAGGGAGCCGGTAAAAGGAGCTAGTACACTACTCACAATATGTTATTCTAATGATTGCTGGGTTAAAATGTCACGCAAGAAATCAAGCATAGGTCCTCTTTCTGTCTCCACCCATCGCAATTGACGCGAGAGAAAGGGGGTGGGGAGGAAGTTTTCACGATTCCTTCCGCACTTTAGAATGTTACTGTCTATGTTTGCAGATtgcaagaaatatttcttccaGGTTTTCCATGAAATGTTTTTCATGATAAGTCATAGAACTTATAGATAGGTAAGGCCATGTTCTAGAGATATCTTCTAGATCTATTTGTTTTAAGGCATCACCAagcgaatctggagtggtacggatttccgatggagtattcgtatatggggtGGTACattatgaggaggagggtgattccgttggtttcttcctaattgccgtggaaaacggcccggaaggtacggcttcgagcgttccggcgcactgttGCACTGTTTTCTAAAAGGAGTTcacgccagccctgtgcagcgccgcatcttccgggccgttttttacggcaattaggaagaaacagaCGGAACAACagccctctccataatctacgatcccgcgtacgaatactccacctgaaatccgcaccacttcagattcgcggtatgctgcctttagttCATTTTTGTATGCATATAAACAtcaaatatatgtatgtgtacaTAACATATGTACCCAGTGCATTCTGGAAAATCCAACATATTAAGGAAAAGTGTAGAAAGGtaaatcttctttctttttatttgttcaaaataGGATCATTAGATGTAATGTTTCTTAGAATAGGTAGCTGTGGAAATTTTTATGCCCGGACGATTCTCTGTATTCCCTCAAATTCGACGACTTTGGGAGGCAGTTGGTTGCGAGACTTGTTCGGGAGCAGATGTCGGATTTTTGCTGTTGAGTTTTCTTAAAGCTGCATAACAGCAATAGTTCTAGAtgagttcctctttttttttggctgaaaAATCGATTTAGTAACAAATACTATACCGTTAGTTGAAAGGGTaggtctgggaggatgaaaacactgacttgataatCAGCtgccccccgcaagtcattgcataggccaacaagcgttccaaaacctcagcgattacgaattgcagtaaaaaaacgcGTTATcgtatcccaagtggattgatacgccagtgcctttatcgtttatcctttattttttcatttcaatgaaaagTGGGTTCGTAAGCAGTTTGCCGCGTTAtatcaatttttgtttcccTTTCTTCAACTGCACAAGGTATAGTGCTTTCCTTCCAGTGCTCAGGTTGATCATATTTTGTCGACTCGCTACATGCGCGATATCTAGAATATATGTAGACGTGAGTGCATTCCTTACATGAACATGAGCACATTGGTAGGGTAGGACAgtatgtgtttttctttctcccaATCAATCTTTTCTGTATAATATTTTCGGTATTTTCAGGAATGCGGCTCGTTTCCAGACAACTTGCGGCAGTTCTTCGAAGCGCTTATAGTGGAGATGCAGAATAACACTCCATCTTCGTTCATACACGATTTTATCTGTCATGAAATTGTCATTTCTCTACAGAACTCGCTGCATCCATCACTCTTACCATCACCGGATACCTTATCTCGTTTGTTCCATGATATAGCAAAGGTTCGGTTAACTGTCGCGAAATTGCATTTCGCTTAAACCAGATGTGTTCCAGCCAGAGTTTGGACAGAAGTTCGATGCGGCAAGTGCAGTTTATCGCTTACTTATGTTTTTTCTCTATCAGTTTCCGGCTTGCAACGAAGAAGGTCGTTTTTACTGGCTACAAGtaagagtttttctttccgaacCAAAATTTCAATGATCCATCGCCTGCAGGTGCTCACAGACGGACCACTGGATGGTGCTTGCGCGCCGTCAAGTGACCGTCGCGGATCCTTTCTTGAGTTCAACAACCTGATGTCAAGAGTCGCTGGTTTCAGGAAGATGGTTCTAGAGACTTTCACGTAAGATATTGTTTCTTCACCATTCGTGGCTGCTTGtggattttaaaggcatcactccacgaatctgaggtggtacggatttcagatggagtattcgtatacgggattggagactatggagaggggggtgattccgttaatttcttcctaattgcagtgaaaaacggcccggaagatacggcttcaggcgttctggcgcactattttctacagggagttcgactggagcgggccagccttctgcggcgccgcatcttccgggccgtttttttacggcaattaggaagaaatggacggaatcacccccctctccatagtctcccatcccgtatacgaatactccacctgaaatctgcaccacctcagattcgtggggtgatgcctttaatgtcgaAAACAGTAATATCATATCAAAGTAGTTCCTTTAATGCACAATGTGAGCTCATTTTGGTTTTAGCCCTCCATCTTCCTAGAGGAACAATAACAATGCATGAAAATGTTTAGTTCGATAGAAATTTAGTTTTAGTCATGATGGATCCAGTCGGGATCTCATGGAATTCATCGTATCTGTGCTAGAAGTGGACCTATTCAATATGGAGGTAAAATCACTGTGTTCTATCCTACCACATGCGATAATCTTTTGCCAAGACAGTTTTAAAATGCGCTAGGATGATGTGCTACGTTACAAGCAAGCTGTGTTTCTATGTTTACCTCCTCAGATCCTTTGATTATTTCTAACCTCCGCTAGTGGCATTGCATGCCGAGAAGGACGGAaacaaacttttgaaaaagccTCGCCTTTATTGATCAGAATGATCTCTGTGCACGAGTATAAGAGCTGTTCCGCATGGGATTTCTTTAAGATCGTATAACCTAACACCTCTTCCCAAAATCTCTCCAAGCATAGTGGTAGTGTTACATATTCTTATAGCGGtctcttcacatttttattctaattacTATTGTTTCATATACTCACTTTCCGTTATCGTggataatatttttctaatgaagtttacaaaattcaaaaatcaattttgaatGAAGGAGTAGTTTATTCTTACAGTATAACGCTCAATATTATTAGCCGCGGAACACGTAAAATTTCAGTAACGCTTTGCCATCGAGCAATCTGCACTTCAAccttaattttcaaaatttttactatgatgctttttaattttagtgcTTCTAAAATCAGGTCATCCTGCTTTCCTTAGatctcattgtttttttaagccTTGAAAGTGATTGTTGGGTTCCAATGCGAGTATAGCAATGTGATACCCAAATACatcttacttgacttaatcggcggtctaatgtcatcgcctgacgcgattacccgcatcttcgccgaggtgtgccgtttTTGAagacagctctgcccaaccttctcgatcttctgcgagagcttgcacagaatcaatccattcgtcgctattccatattctgcgaaaccttacgtctcgcctgaactgcctatccacgccgagtgtcctcaggtcctctttcaccgtctcagtccagaacttccgtttttggccaagtggcttcttccagctcgaacccgacgaactcctcagaactcgttgaacaaggcgatctgccggtctccttaatatatgaccaaagaagcgaaaacgACTTACTTTATCCAGATTCAATGGCGGTGGaaaatgttgatatcttccacgtctcatccacatcaatttctgcgtaaatatcttcattgtgacataccctaggccaaaagtagccaagtagccgtctaagcagctttcgttccgtgccgtcaagcctctccataaccgttgatggtgctgcccaagtctccgatccgtacatcatgatggggcgaattgcggataggtagactcgcagcttgacttcgttggtgatgggggtcgatcacaggcatttcgttaaagagtta
This window of the Necator americanus strain Aroian chromosome III, whole genome shotgun sequence genome carries:
- a CDS encoding hypothetical protein (NECATOR_CHRIII.G11655.T1) — its product is MDGHFHGSDRSSRQKRKRVGFADALSQLKSPCNKTARPGYFNVFLVGFSDKEKADIRRSCTDEIDVKDFVSTAVTHVVVKLPTKKNRHFPYAALYYAVVSGAWILRPSWLSHSKEGILPEGDHEFKHNQVDIQTPLLSKFTQIVSLYERYQKSRDCRGCNIFSHRVFKRVLILTGRTSEGKQKRAALQSLISAGGGSTAVDESWRVIKERPSKAATLISCIIIENGEDLGAHGININFVKQLLMKGVPVLYEEVLSQLLHNEVFPNLEIMMTHAVYYWSNEHPVKLTLSKQELDSVRKICLESENSETEHEVVGNSSNSKFSGSPTVLNSHLTSVKNVNVDASETVEWNWYKGCDDLLDDLEREIKENQLRQKPASLSQTSVADEDKMPLVCLNHEEMVIGTTAENSENALNDCGLFEVFDFSDLQSFIAAPSFEGCSWSDVMLTRSHMIPKALARSGMECGSFPDNLRQFFEALIVEMQNNTPSSFIHDFICHEIVISLQNSLHPSLLPSPDTLSRLFHDIAKPEFGQKFDAASAVYRLLMFFLYQFPACNEEGRFYWLQVLTDGPLDGACAPSSDRRGSFLEFNNLMSRVAGFRKMVLETFTHDGSSRDLMEFIVSVLEVDLFNMEDDVLRYKQAVFLCLPPQIL
- a CDS encoding hypothetical protein (NECATOR_CHRIII.G11655.T3), translated to MDGHFHGSDRSSRQKRKRVGFADALSQLKSPCNKTARPGYFNVFLVGFSDKEKADIRRSCTDEIDVKDFVSTAVTHVVVKLPTKKNRHFPYAALYYAVVSGAWILRPSWLSHSKEGILPEGDHEFKHNQVDIQTPLLSKFTQIVSLYERYQKSRDCRGCNIFSHRVFKRVLILTGRTSEGKQKRAALQSLISAGGGSTAVDESWRVIKERPSKAATLISCIIIENGEDLGAHGININFVKQLLMKGVPVLYEEVLSQLLHNEVFPNLEIMMTHAVYYWSNEHPVKLTLSKQELDSVRKICLESENSETEHEVVGNSSNSKFSGSPTVLNSHLTSVKNVNVDASETVEWNWYKGCDDLLDDLEREIKENQLRQKPASLSQTSVADEDKMPLVCLNHEEMVIGTTAENSENALNDCGLFEVFDFSDLQSFIAAPSFEGCSWSDVMLTRSHMIPKALARSGMECGSFPDNLRQFFEALIVEMQNNTPSSFIHDFICHEIVISLQNSLHPSLLPSPDTLSRLFHDIAKPEFGQKFDAASAVYRLLMFFLYQFPACNEEGRFYWLQVLTDGPLDGACAPSSDRRGSFLEFNNLMSRVAGFRKMVLETFTHDGSSRDLMEFIVSVLEVDLFNMEVKSLCSILPHAIIFCQDSFKMR
- a CDS encoding hypothetical protein (NECATOR_CHRIII.G11655.T2), whose product is MDGHFHGSDRSSRQKRKRVGFADALSQLKSPCNKTARPGYFNVFLVGFSDKEKADIRRSCTDEIDVKDFVSTAVTHVVVKLPTKKNRHFPYAALYYAVVSGAWILRPSWLSHSKEGILPEGDHEFKHNQVDIQTPLLSKFTQIVSLYERYQKSRDCRGCNIFSHRVFKRVLILTGRTSEGKQKRAALQSLISAGGGSTAVDESWRVIKERPSKAATLISCIIIENGEDLGAHGININFVKQLLMKGVPVLYEEVLSQLLHNEVFPNLEIMMTHAVYYWSNEHPVKLTLSKQELDSVRKICLESENSETEHEVSSNSKFSGSPTVLNSHLTSVKNVNVDASETVEWNWYKGCDDLLDDLEREIKENQLRQKPASLSQTSVADEDKMPLVCLNHEEMVIGTTAENSENALNDCGLFEVFDFSDLQSFIAAPSFEGCSWSDVMLTRSHMIPKALARSGMECGSFPDNLRQFFEALIVEMQNNTPSSFIHDFICHEIVISLQNSLHPSLLPSPDTLSRLFHDIAKPEFGQKFDAASAVYRLLMFFLYQFPACNEEGRFYWLQVLTDGPLDGACAPSSDRRGSFLEFNNLMSRVAGFRKMVLETFTHDGSSRDLMEFIVSVLEVDLFNMEVKSLCSILPHAIIFCQDSFKMR
- a CDS encoding hypothetical protein (NECATOR_CHRIII.G11656.T1) translates to MKIFTQKLMWMRRGRYQHFPPPLNLDKVSRFRFFGHILRRPADRLVQRVLRSSSGSSWKKPLGQKRKFWTETVKEDLRTLGVDRQFRRDVRFRRIWNSDEWIDSVQALAEDREGWAELSSKTAHLGEDAGNRVRR